Proteins encoded within one genomic window of Dyadobacter chenhuakuii:
- a CDS encoding SusC/RagA family TonB-linked outer membrane protein, with translation MLKNLSKSVLNTRGWVFFSSFILISLHAVAQNVTVKGTVTSSADKTGLPGVNIVVKNTVTGTTTDAEGKYELSAPSDAILVFSGIGYVTQESVVNGRAVIDLQLAADTKQLDELVVVGYGTQKRNSLTNSVSTIKGEDVARRPVSNIQQSFQGLMPGVAVTDLGGSPGKSNATIRVRGITTFNINGSSTSGYDLGKNDALVIVDGIEQQLSDISPDDIESVSILKDAASTAIYGSRATNGVVLITTKRAKGSKVQVDYHGYYALQKSNNVPKMMGLEAYMREQVAAYTNAGSAVPARFTEESIQAYVNATDREKYPLPNTWFETLLRTAPQHNHALSIAGGTEALRTRLSVRYQDQQGVIKNFGNKIGEFRLNTDYDVSKRIRVSADINYRSTSTENPTTNTDASTGQVTAPLNNFFHGSLWAVPKYPDGTYGLSTQGNNPLMFIEIGGQSRQKTDYLAGYIKGDFEIADGLVFSTQIAGRGLYTQQKNYTNSYVNTDKNTNITKTIANNSLYEIRNTLREYTINNLLTYEKGFGNHNLKALVGYSQIGNTQTFLSAYRERFYNNGIGSIGQGANDGTKTNTGRDAEYGLRSFFGRVNYDYEGKYLLEVNGRYDGSSKFTGAKQYSFFPSFSAGWRISKEKFWQGLESAVNDLKFRGSWGITGNQSVDLYSYYAALTANGYSFGGLPVQGYRQNTLANTNLGWESTTQLDLGLDAAFFQNKLNLTVDYYNKETDDILLNLDIPATIGLTAPPQNAGSVQNKGWEFSLNYRGTPTASGFRYNVGGNLSINENLVTDLKGTGPYLSGSDIDPRYIIKKGLPINTLWGYKTDGLFQTQQEITEYKATYAANTKPGDVKYVDLNGDGKIDANDMTAIGNSFPKYTFGLNADFSYKNFDLNILVQGAAKVDSRLAGALAEMGNQEGFTHEIYTDNYWTPERTDARFPRPVKFDLRNVATSDRLVLNGSYLRLKNVQLAYNVPSVLSQKIHLNKVRVYVSATNVFTISKLNEWNLDPEAPSGRAVYFPQTALYTAGLNLQF, from the coding sequence ATGTTAAAAAATTTATCAAAATCTGTCCTGAATACTCGGGGATGGGTTTTCTTTTCTTCATTCATTCTGATCAGCTTACATGCTGTTGCCCAGAATGTTACTGTGAAAGGGACCGTTACATCCAGCGCTGACAAAACCGGTTTGCCGGGCGTCAACATTGTTGTAAAAAATACCGTTACCGGAACCACCACCGATGCGGAAGGAAAGTATGAGCTTAGCGCTCCGTCGGATGCAATCCTTGTTTTCTCAGGCATCGGGTACGTTACTCAGGAGTCGGTGGTGAACGGCCGGGCGGTCATTGACCTGCAACTTGCGGCCGATACGAAGCAGCTCGACGAACTTGTGGTCGTGGGTTACGGCACGCAGAAAAGGAACAGCCTGACCAATTCCGTTTCCACGATTAAGGGCGAAGACGTGGCGCGCAGGCCGGTTTCCAACATTCAGCAATCGTTTCAGGGGTTGATGCCCGGCGTGGCTGTCACGGACCTGGGCGGCTCGCCGGGAAAGTCTAATGCGACCATCCGAGTGCGTGGGATCACCACATTCAACATTAACGGCAGCAGCACCAGCGGTTATGATCTGGGAAAAAACGATGCGCTTGTCATTGTGGACGGCATTGAACAGCAACTGAGCGATATCAGCCCGGACGACATTGAATCGGTTTCTATCCTGAAAGATGCGGCTTCAACGGCGATTTACGGTTCACGTGCCACCAATGGCGTTGTCTTGATCACCACAAAAAGGGCGAAAGGCAGCAAAGTGCAGGTGGATTATCATGGTTACTATGCCCTTCAAAAATCAAATAATGTGCCTAAAATGATGGGTTTGGAGGCTTACATGCGCGAGCAGGTGGCCGCTTACACCAATGCAGGCTCAGCAGTTCCGGCCCGATTCACGGAAGAATCCATACAGGCCTATGTGAATGCGACGGACCGTGAAAAATATCCGCTTCCCAACACTTGGTTTGAGACATTGCTGCGCACAGCGCCGCAGCATAATCACGCTTTGTCCATTGCGGGTGGAACAGAGGCATTGCGTACGCGCCTGAGCGTTCGTTACCAGGATCAGCAGGGTGTGATCAAAAATTTTGGTAACAAGATCGGCGAATTCAGGCTGAATACGGATTATGATGTTTCCAAAAGGATCCGGGTGAGTGCGGACATTAACTATCGCTCGACAAGCACCGAAAACCCGACTACAAACACAGACGCCTCAACCGGCCAGGTGACTGCGCCTCTTAACAACTTCTTTCACGGCTCGCTCTGGGCAGTTCCCAAATATCCCGATGGCACTTACGGGCTCAGCACGCAGGGAAATAACCCACTGATGTTCATTGAGATAGGCGGACAATCCAGGCAGAAAACAGATTATCTGGCGGGCTATATCAAAGGCGATTTTGAGATTGCGGATGGACTTGTTTTCTCCACACAGATCGCCGGTCGCGGGCTTTATACACAGCAGAAAAACTACACGAATTCGTACGTTAACACGGATAAAAACACCAACATTACCAAGACGATTGCCAACAACAGCCTGTACGAGATCCGCAACACGCTGCGTGAATACACGATCAACAATTTGCTGACCTACGAGAAAGGTTTCGGGAACCACAACCTGAAAGCGCTGGTGGGTTATTCGCAGATCGGCAACACGCAGACATTCCTTTCGGCTTACCGCGAGCGCTTTTATAACAATGGCATCGGTTCCATCGGCCAGGGTGCGAATGACGGGACAAAAACAAACACCGGACGCGACGCAGAATATGGCTTACGCTCCTTCTTTGGCCGGGTTAACTACGATTATGAAGGCAAATATTTGCTGGAAGTAAATGGTCGTTACGACGGATCTTCGAAGTTTACCGGTGCCAAACAATACAGCTTTTTCCCTTCGTTCTCGGCGGGATGGCGGATTTCAAAGGAGAAGTTCTGGCAAGGACTGGAAAGCGCAGTGAATGATCTCAAATTCAGAGGATCCTGGGGGATTACGGGCAATCAGTCGGTGGATTTATACAGCTATTATGCTGCGCTGACTGCCAATGGTTACAGTTTTGGCGGGTTGCCCGTGCAGGGTTATCGCCAGAATACATTGGCCAATACTAACCTGGGATGGGAATCGACGACGCAGCTGGACCTGGGGCTGGACGCCGCTTTTTTCCAAAACAAGCTAAACCTGACGGTTGATTATTACAACAAGGAAACGGACGACATCCTGCTTAACCTCGACATTCCGGCGACCATTGGGTTGACGGCGCCGCCTCAAAATGCAGGTTCGGTGCAGAACAAGGGCTGGGAGTTCAGTTTGAATTACCGCGGCACGCCTACGGCAAGTGGTTTCCGCTATAATGTTGGAGGTAATCTGAGCATTAATGAAAATCTGGTGACGGATTTGAAAGGAACCGGCCCATATCTCAGCGGCTCGGACATTGACCCGCGCTATATCATTAAAAAAGGCCTTCCTATCAACACGCTCTGGGGATATAAAACAGACGGCCTGTTCCAGACACAGCAGGAAATTACTGAGTATAAAGCCACTTATGCAGCTAATACCAAGCCAGGAGATGTCAAATACGTAGATTTGAACGGCGACGGGAAAATTGATGCGAATGATATGACGGCCATCGGCAACTCATTTCCAAAATACACTTTTGGATTGAATGCGGACTTTTCTTACAAGAATTTCGACCTGAACATTCTCGTCCAGGGAGCCGCAAAAGTAGATTCACGCTTGGCGGGTGCGCTGGCCGAAATGGGCAACCAGGAAGGTTTTACGCATGAAATTTACACCGACAATTACTGGACGCCCGAGCGCACCGACGCCCGTTTCCCCCGCCCGGTAAAGTTTGACCTGCGCAATGTGGCCACTTCCGACCGGCTGGTTTTGAATGGTTCTTACCTGCGTTTGAAAAACGTGCAGCTGGCTTACAATGTGCCTTCTGTTTTGTCCCAAAAAATACATTTGAACAAAGTGCGCGTGTATGTTTCGGCGACCAATGTGTTTACCATTTCCAAACTCAATGAGTGGAACCTGGATCCCGAAGCGCCTTCCGGACGTGCGGTTTACTTCCCGCAAACTGCCTTGTATACAGCCGGTTTAAATCTGCAATTCTGA
- a CDS encoding RagB/SusD family nutrient uptake outer membrane protein: MKSITLKHIIASIAVSSGLLISCDNNLLETFPNDRLSVDVFWTTETDAKLAVNALYTDLDSTNIISWDALTEIAHTNQNFDVQAYVELGTYDGTSSKIYNEWKRAYRGIRATSYFLENVDKVPSGNTALINQLKGEAKVLRAYQYIKLAGLYGSVPLVTTSITIDESRTLQNKPVAEIWDFIDKELNEAAALLPATYPASDNGRVTKGAALGLAARASLYAGRYEKAAAEADLVIKSGVYELYSSYEKLFTYAAENNKEVLFDRQFIKDNYPINVFPLLAPYSQKNSQSTYVPTKALVDTYETTAGKLITENASGYNPATPYVNRDPRLKFSIFLEGDILPSGIAFKPAPNSGTADAIGSTYIASTTGFNIKKYVLADDFANPVNSGINIILLRYAEVLLTYAEAKIELGQIDASVLAAINLVRNGRSDVKQPAVKTASQAEMRNIVRRERTVELAFEGQHLFDIRRWKTAEKVMPGPVYGITYKDASGALKTVEVVAVNKTFDASRHYLWPIPQKERDLNPTLTQNPGW; this comes from the coding sequence ATGAAATCAATTACATTAAAACATATCATTGCCAGCATTGCTGTCTCCTCTGGCCTGCTGATTTCCTGCGACAATAATCTGCTCGAAACATTCCCGAATGACCGGCTTTCCGTAGACGTTTTCTGGACCACCGAAACGGATGCAAAACTTGCTGTTAATGCTTTATACACAGACCTCGACAGCACCAACATCATCAGCTGGGACGCACTTACTGAGATCGCACATACGAACCAGAACTTCGATGTGCAGGCTTATGTAGAGCTCGGCACTTACGATGGAACGAGCTCAAAGATCTATAATGAGTGGAAACGAGCATACCGGGGCATCCGCGCCACCTCCTATTTCCTCGAAAACGTGGACAAAGTGCCTTCCGGCAACACGGCACTGATTAATCAGCTGAAAGGCGAAGCGAAGGTTTTGCGCGCTTACCAATACATTAAACTGGCTGGCTTATACGGGAGTGTTCCCCTTGTAACAACATCCATAACCATCGACGAATCCAGGACTTTACAAAACAAACCCGTTGCTGAAATCTGGGATTTTATTGACAAAGAACTCAACGAAGCGGCTGCATTATTGCCAGCGACTTACCCGGCTTCGGATAATGGCAGGGTTACGAAAGGAGCGGCGCTGGGGCTTGCGGCGCGGGCCAGTTTATATGCAGGCCGCTATGAAAAAGCGGCTGCCGAAGCGGATCTGGTCATTAAGTCGGGCGTTTATGAATTGTATAGTTCTTATGAAAAGCTTTTCACTTACGCGGCTGAGAACAATAAGGAGGTTTTATTTGACAGGCAATTTATCAAAGACAACTATCCGATTAATGTGTTCCCGCTGCTCGCACCTTACAGCCAGAAAAACAGCCAGAGCACGTATGTGCCTACCAAAGCACTTGTGGACACATATGAAACCACTGCCGGAAAGCTCATTACCGAAAATGCGAGCGGCTATAATCCCGCAACGCCTTATGTGAACCGAGATCCGCGTTTGAAATTCTCCATTTTCCTTGAAGGCGATATTTTACCAAGCGGCATTGCTTTCAAACCAGCTCCCAACAGCGGAACGGCCGATGCGATCGGCAGCACTTACATTGCTTCCACGACTGGATTTAACATTAAAAAATACGTTCTGGCCGATGACTTTGCGAATCCTGTGAACAGCGGCATCAACATTATCCTGCTCCGTTATGCAGAAGTTTTGCTGACCTATGCAGAGGCTAAAATTGAATTGGGACAAATTGATGCGAGCGTTCTGGCAGCGATCAATCTGGTAAGGAACGGCAGAAGCGATGTGAAACAGCCTGCTGTTAAAACAGCTTCGCAGGCCGAAATGAGGAACATTGTTCGCCGCGAAAGAACGGTTGAACTGGCATTTGAAGGACAACATTTGTTTGATATACGCCGCTGGAAAACCGCTGAGAAAGTTATGCCGGGGCCGGTTTACGGAATCACTTATAAGGATGCCAGCGGTGCTTTGAAAACGGTCGAAGTCGTTGCTGTCAACAAAACATTTGATGCAAGCCGTCATTATTTGTGGCCGATTCCGCAAAAAGAGCGAGATTTAAATCCAACATTAACCCAAAACCCTGGCTGGTAA